TCCTCGCTACGCTCGGAATCTCAAATCTCATACTGCAGATCTCAGATTGCAATTTAAGAGCAAAAAGCGGCCGACGAGTGCGAGCTTGAAGGGCGAAGGCACGGGGACGAGTAGCAACACGGCAGGCCCCGATTGAAAAATTCTGTCCAACGTTTGTAGGCTGCTCAGAAAGCTCTCAGAGCCGAGGCGCGCGAAGGTCCGCGAGCGGAGGCGTACTCTTCCAGTACGTTGACGCCATAGCCCGCCAATGGCGGGCGTTAAACTAAGCGGGCCGAGCGCAACTATCGTAACCGCCCGCCCGGGGGTTTCTCGGAGGGCCGATGCGTGGGACGAAGTGGTTCAAGCGTACTTCATAAATTCTCGTAGCATTCTCGTGCCGCGTTACACAGACGTATCGCATCGGACCGGAGAGAGACTCGCGGGCGGGCTGATGGCATATGAGACTTTGTGAGCAGCCTAGAAAAGTTTCAGCGTCAGCCCGCCGTCAACGGTAATCCCCTCGCCGGTGATGAAGTCGGAATCCGACGAGGCGAGAAACAGCGCCACCTTAGCCACGTCTTCAGGCTCTCCCACTCGTTTCAAAGGCGTCGCGTATTCCATGTACCTGCGAAACAACCATCGCGAGAGGTAGCGGTTGATCATCTCGGTGCGGATCAGGCCCGGGCAAATATAATTGACGTGAATTTTGTGCGGCGCCAGTTCGAGCGCGAGCGTCCGCGAAAGACTCGCCAGCGCTCCTTTGCTGGCGGCATAAGCGCTCATCTTGCGCGTATGGCGGAAGGCCTCCACCGAGGCGATGTTGATGACCTTGCTGCCCGGCTGCCGCTTGAGAAGGCGGAGAGCTTTCTGCGTGCAGAGAACCGCGCTCTTGAGATTGGTCGCCATGACCGCGTCCCAATCTTCTTCGCGCAAATTCTGCAACAAGCTCCGCCGCACGATGCCGGCGTTGTTGACCAAAATATGGAGCGACTTGAATCGGCGCTCGATTTCGAGCAGGAGTTGCGCAACCGAGTCGGCCTTGCTGACGTCGCCGACGCAAACCATTCCCGAGCCTCCCTGCCGCTCGATCTCGAGAAGAGTTCGCTCGGCGGCT
Above is a genomic segment from Candidatus Binatia bacterium containing:
- a CDS encoding SDR family NAD(P)-dependent oxidoreductase gives rise to the protein MGRLDGKDALVTGAGSGIGKSIAVLFAREGARVAVADLDRAAAERTLLEIERQGGSGMVCVGDVSKADSVAQLLLEIERRFKSLHILVNNAGIVRRSLLQNLREEDWDAVMATNLKSAVLCTQKALRLLKRQPGSKVINIASVEAFRHTRKMSAYAASKGALASLSRTLALELAPHKIHVNYICPGLIRTEMINRYLSRWLFRRYMEYATPLKRVGEPEDVAKVALFLASSDSDFITGEGITVDGGLTLKLF